The genomic interval TTCGTCAGCGCCGCCCGCATGACCGGGCTCTCTCCCGACGGCGTGAGCGTCATCGCCTTCCTGCTGGCTGTCGGTGCCGGCGGCGCCTACGGCGTGGCGGCACGGGACCCGCTGCTGTACGTCCTCGGTGCCTTTCTGGTCCTGGGGAACGGCTGGCTCGACCTCGTCGACGGCGCGCTCGCCCGGGAACTCGACGTTGCCTCCTCGGGTGGTGACCTGCTCGATCACGTCCTCGACAGGTACGCCGATATCGCGATCATCGTCGGCCTGGCCGCGGGGATCGGCCAGTGGGCGCTCGGCATCGCCGCCGTCACGGGCGTGTTGATGACCTCGTACCTCGGCACCCAGGCCGAAGCCGTCGGCCTGGATCGGGTGTACGGCGGCCTGCTCGGCCGGGCCGACCGGCTGGCGCTCGTCGGCGTCGTCACCGGCGTGGTCGCGTTCGTCCAGCCCGAGGTCGCGGGGCTCTCGCTCGTCGGCTGGCTGCTGGTCGTCTTCGCCCTGGTGGGTCATCTCACCGCCGTCCAGCGGTTCTATCACTCGATGCGCGCGCTGGACTGACAGGGCGGCCGGCACACCATTTATACCCTCCCCTCTCCAACCCGGCAGTATGGTCCAGTGCGAGATGTGCGGCAAGGAGGTCTCGTCTCCGAACCGCGTCAAGATCGAGGGCGCTGAACTCGATGTCTGTGACGAGTGTACCGACTTCGGCACGGAGGTCAAAACCGAGGACAGCTCCTCGACATCGACGAAGTATTCGACATCCTCCAGCGGGTCGAGCGGGTCGTCCTCGTCCTCACAGTCGAGCTCGTCCAGTTCCGGCGGGTCGAGCCGTCGCCGCGACATGTTCGACGAGATGGACGAGGTGGCCCAGGACTACGACCAGCGGATCCGGGAGGCCCGCGAGTCAAGCGGGATGAGCCAGGAGGACCTCGCACGGAAGCTCAACGAGAAGGCAAGTCTCATCCGGAAACTCGAACGCGGCGACACGCTCCCGACCGACGAGATCCAGAAGAAACTCGAACGCGAACTGGGGATCTCGCTGAGCGAAGGCGGCAGTAGCGAGGAGACCGAGTGGTCGAGCGGTAGCAGCCAGGGGAGCTACACGCTCGGCGATGTCGTCGAACGCAAGGACTAGAGTCTGAGGTCTTCCTCTTCTACGTCGAGTTCGTTCGCGAGCGAGTCGACGTTCGTCTCGATGTCGCTGATCTCCGACTGGAGCCGGTGGTACTGGTCGCTCTCGCGGAGTTCCGATTCGGTCTTCTCCAGTTGTAAGACGTTGCGCTTGAGTTTCTTCGTCGTCAGTTGCCGGAGCTGCTCGTTGTAGTCCGAAATCATCTCCAGCCGTTCGACGACTTCGATCAGCTCACCGCGGGTGACCGGTTTCACGATGTAGTCGTCGACGCCCATATCGATGATCTCGAAGTCGGGGTTCACCGCCGTGACCATCGCGATCCGGCAGGGGAAGTTCCTGTCCTCGATCTCGGCGAGGACTTCGTTGCCCGAGACGACGGGCATCCGCCGGTCCAGAAGCACGATGTCGGGCTCGCGGTCGAGGCGTTCGAGCGCCTCTTCACCGCCGTAGGCCGTCACCACGTCGTACTCCGCCGCCGCGAGATAGTCGGTGTACAGGTCTGCCAGATGCTGTTCGTCCTCGACGATCAGGACTGTCGGTGGTCCCCCGGAGCCACGGTTCACGGTTCGATAACTGGTGACGACGCGGACCGTCTTAATACCCCCAGCTTCCGTGTGGCTCCGTACCGCACAACCTATTTGACTGCCGGCCGAGGTGATAGTCGTATGTTCGTTCTGGTCAATCTGAAGGCGTATCCGTGCGATCCGATCGAGGTAGCGACCGCCGCAGCCGACGTGAGCGACGACTCCGGCGTCCGCGTCGCGGTCGCACCCCAGGCGGCCCACATCGAGTCGGTCGCCGAGACGGGCGTCGAGACGTGGGCACAGCACGTCAGCCCCGTCGAGCACGGCAGCCACACCGGGAGTACGCTGGCCGAGGCGGTCGCCGACGCCGGCGCCGTCGGCACGCTGTTGAACCACTCCGAGAACCGACTCAAACTCGCCGACATCGACGGCTCCCTGGACGCCGCCGATCGGGTCGACCTGGAGACGATCGTCTGTGCCAACAACCCCGCACAGATCGGTGCCGCCGCGGCGCTCGGCCCGGACGCCGTCGCCGTCGAGCCGCCGGAACTCATCGGCACCGGGACGCCGGTCAGCAAGGCCGACCCCGACATCGTCACCGGTGCCGTCGACGCGGCCGCACGGGTCGACGGCGACGTGGACGTGCTGTGTGGCGCGGGTATCTCTACCGGGGAAGACCTCGTCTCCGCGAGCGATCTGGGCGCGACCGGCGTCCTGCTGGCGAGCGGTGTCGCGAAGGCCGACGACCCCCGTGCCGCGCTAGAAGACCTCGTCGAGCCGCTGGTCTGACGGCTCTCAGGACTCGTTGTCGACGATCTGTCCTTCGAGCCGGTCGGCGTACTCGTCGCGCTGCGCGGCCGGGAGGTCGGTCGCCGTCTCTTCGTCGATGAGCGCGCCCAGCCGTACGTCGTAGGAGCCTCTCCCGACGTGTTCGACGAGCCCACGGAGCCTGAGCGTCCGGTTGCGCGCGTAGGCCGCCGTCCGGTCGCCCGAGCCGCCGGCCGAGAAGTGCGCGTTCAGCGGCGTCCCCGGCCCCTGTTCGACGTAGAACGCGAGCATCCGCCGGGTCTTTCCCTCCAGGTCGGCGATATCCGCCGCGAGGGCCGCGACGGCCTCCGGAACCGAGTCGTCGATGGGATCGATCGGTGCCGCTCGGGTCCCGCCGCCGGTGTCGGCTGCGACGCCGCCGTCCGACGACGAGCCGCCGGAATCGACAGACGCCATCGCCGCGGCGAACGCCGTCTCGGCGTCGTCGCCCTCCGCCTGGCCGTTGGCCGATGCCGCGTCGGGCTGGCCGTTGGTGGCCGTCGCGTCCGCCTGGGGTGGGCCGGCGTCCCCGCCGGACGCGGGCGGACTGTCCATCCCCTCCTCGGGCGCGAAGTCGCCGAACGCGTCGCCGAAGCCGCCACCGGAGGCCGCCGCCGGCTCCGCGTCCTCGGCAGGCGAGTCCTCGGCCGTCTCGGACGGCGAGCCCTCGCCGGCCTCCGCGAACCGCTCGCGCCGTCGGCGTTCTTCCTCCTTTGCGGTCCGCCCGGGGTTGTAGTCGTCGACGTGGTCGACCAGCGCGTCGGTGAACTGCTCGGCCATCCGGGAGAGGTCCCGTGCGTCCTGGAGTTCCCGCTCGGTTCCGCGATGCGTGAGTTCTTCTTGTCCAGTTCCTCGCGGAGTTCCTTGATGCGGTTCTCGGTGGCCTGTTTCTCGTCGCTGATCGTCTCCAGTTCCGAGACCAGGTCCTCGCTGACGGACTTCAGTTCCGGGCGCTCGAAGTCGTCGAGGCCGGGCGTCGCGCCGGCGTCGAACGTCTGCTTGCGCCGGAACTGGACCCGGTGGACGGCCTCGGCCCAGTCGGTCATCAGGAACGCCTCGCCGTCGCCGAGGTCCTCGACGGCGTCTGCGTAGTCGTTGTCGAGGATCCGCCCGACGACCTTGGTGTCGTTGTTCCAGGTCAGACGGTGCCAGACCAGCCAATCACACTGGGTGATGTAGTCTTTTTTCACGTCGGCCGGGCGTTGGCTGATGCCGACGATGCCCAGCCCGTGTTTCCGGCCGCGTTTCCCGATCTTGATGAGCATCTTCCCGACCTCGCCCATCGACCCCTTCTCGGGCATCCACTCGTGGCACTCCTCGACGAGCATCAGGAACGGCTGTTTCTGCTTTTTGGCCTTGGCGAACAGTTGCTTCGAGACTTCCGTCAGCAGCGTCTCGGCCTCTTCCTCGTCGAGGAACGACGAGATGTCCAGGATGATGGGGACGTTCTGCTCCAAGGCCAGCGAGGCGATCTTGCCCGCGTGGTCCTCCGTGACCTGGATGTCACACTCCTCGTCGCCGCCGACGTGGAGGATCTCGTACTCCTCTTTGAGGCCGTAGTACTCCCCGTCGATGTCGACGATGAGCAGCCCGAACCCGTTGTCGAGCAGTTTCTCCGCGATGACGCTCGCGGAGTTGCTCTTCCCGCTCCCGCTCTTCCCGGTGATGAAGCCGCGGCCAGTGAGCAGTTCGACGACCGGCAGGTTCACGGGTCTGTCGGGGTCCGTGTTTCCGCCGACGCCGGCGCTCGTGTCGGCGACGGTTATCTGTTCGGTCTCTGCCATTCGTGTCCCGACGGAGACACGCACACCTCATAACTCTCCGTCAGACAGGCGTCTTCCGTCCGCTGACGGGCTTGGTGGAGCAACCGCTATTGCGGTGGAGCCGTAACTATTTTTGTGGGTCGGTGACAGATGACACGGTACGAGACAGTCGTCGAGAACGGGAGCGTCTCCGTCGGTACCCCCGACGGTCGCATCGAGATCGCGCCGCTCGACGACATCGTCGCCGCCGTGGGCGGGCCGGCCTGGACGATCGAGTACACCGAGGCCTATCGCGAGCAGTTCCCCGGAGTCGACACCTCCGACGAGGGACTCACCGTCGACGTGGTCGATATGCTCCAGGCGATGACACACAGCGAGCAGTTCGTTCGGACGCTCGCCGCACAGCCGACGGCTGTCCCGCCCGACGACGTGCTCTCGCCGCGTGCGGGACTGTTCGTCGGGAAACTGCTGGAGAATCTGGAGCACGGGGTCGACTGAGTCAGCCGAATTCGTCGAGCGTCGTCTGGCCTCCCCTGTCGCCGTCGGCCACTCGGTCGGTCCCCGCCCGCTCCTGGAAGGCACCAAGCGGTGCCTGATCGACTGCCCTCCCCTCGCCGGGCTCCGGGCCGTCGTCGTCGGTCGTCTCGAACCCGTCGAGACTCGCCTGCTGGCCGGCCGAGAAGTCCAGGTTCGAGACGCGCACGCCGACTTTTCGGACCGCCGCACCGTCGAACTCCGTCAGCAGGTCTAGCGCGACCGACTCGACCAGATCGGCGTCTTCGACCGGCCCTGGCAACGACTGAGCGCGTGTGTTGACATCGAACGGGGGCGTGACGACCTTGATACCGATCGTCTGATACCGGGCCTCCTGTCGCCGTGCGCGGTCGGCGACGGCGTCGGCGAGCGTGCGGACGCGACGCCGGACCGTCTCACTCTCCTCGGTCGCCTCGGTGAACGCGGACTCCCGCGAGAGGCTCTTGGGGTCGCCTTTCGGGGTCACGTCGCGGTCGTCCTCGCCGCGGGCGAACCGGCGGATCTCCCGGCCGCGCTCGCCGAAGGCGTCGTCGAGGCGGTCCGGATCGGCACTGGCCAGGTCGCCGGCCGTCTCGATCCCCATGGCGGCGAGTTCTCTGGCCGTCACCGGCCCGACGCCGTGGACGGCCTCGACGGGCAGCGGCGCGAAGAAGTCCCGGACCTCACCGGGCTCGACGATGATCAGTCCGTCGGGCTTGTCGTGGTCGCTGGCGACTTTCGCCGCGCTCATCGTCGGGGCCAGGCCGACGCTTGCGACCACGCCGACCGACGCCTCGATCCGGTCTTT from Haloarcula pelagica carries:
- a CDS encoding multiprotein bridging factor aMBF1, whose translation is MVQCEMCGKEVSSPNRVKIEGAELDVCDECTDFGTEVKTEDSSSTSTKYSTSSSGSSGSSSSSQSSSSSSGGSSRRRDMFDEMDEVAQDYDQRIREARESSGMSQEDLARKLNEKASLIRKLERGDTLPTDEIQKKLERELGISLSEGGSSEETEWSSGSSQGSYTLGDVVERKD
- a CDS encoding CDP-alcohol phosphatidyltransferase family protein, giving the protein MTLDRFRPLADRALGPFVSAARMTGLSPDGVSVIAFLLAVGAGGAYGVAARDPLLYVLGAFLVLGNGWLDLVDGALARELDVASSGGDLLDHVLDRYADIAIIVGLAAGIGQWALGIAAVTGVLMTSYLGTQAEAVGLDRVYGGLLGRADRLALVGVVTGVVAFVQPEVAGLSLVGWLLVVFALVGHLTAVQRFYHSMRALD
- a CDS encoding response regulator; its protein translation is MNRGSGGPPTVLIVEDEQHLADLYTDYLAAAEYDVVTAYGGEEALERLDREPDIVLLDRRMPVVSGNEVLAEIEDRNFPCRIAMVTAVNPDFEIIDMGVDDYIVKPVTRGELIEVVERLEMISDYNEQLRQLTTKKLKRNVLQLEKTESELRESDQYHRLQSEISDIETNVDSLANELDVEEEDLRL
- the tpiA gene encoding triose-phosphate isomerase, giving the protein MFVLVNLKAYPCDPIEVATAAADVSDDSGVRVAVAPQAAHIESVAETGVETWAQHVSPVEHGSHTGSTLAEAVADAGAVGTLLNHSENRLKLADIDGSLDAADRVDLETIVCANNPAQIGAAAALGPDAVAVEPPELIGTGTPVSKADPDIVTGAVDAAARVDGDVDVLCGAGISTGEDLVSASDLGATGVLLASGVAKADDPRAALEDLVEPLV
- the dinB gene encoding DNA polymerase IV — protein: MDGLGLPGSSRRERVLAHVDMDCFYAACERQREPALRGEPLVVGMGYEPGETHGAVATASYEAREYGVESAMPITDALERLPRKVDAVDDPERDVSEAGFYRPVELDYYESVGRDVKAILHDTADTVREVSIDEAYLDVSDTVDWSEARAWATDLKDRIEASVGVVASVGLAPTMSAAKVASDHDKPDGLIIVEPGEVRDFFAPLPVEAVHGVGPVTARELAAMGIETAGDLASADPDRLDDAFGERGREIRRFARGEDDRDVTPKGDPKSLSRESAFTEATEESETVRRRVRTLADAVADRARRQEARYQTIGIKVVTPPFDVNTRAQSLPGPVEDADLVESVALDLLTEFDGAAVRKVGVRVSNLDFSAGQQASLDGFETTDDDGPEPGEGRAVDQAPLGAFQERAGTDRVADGDRGGQTTLDEFG